The Synechococcales cyanobacterium CNB genome includes a window with the following:
- a CDS encoding SRPBCC family protein gives MKTLHTETLSPLPIERVFAFFSDPFNLEALTPPWLRFRVLTPPPVTMRQGLVLDYRLRVRCLPMRWQSVILAWQPPFRFVDAQTVGPYKWWWHEHRFEEVPGGGTRITDTVEYAAPGGRLLHDALIRPDLERIFAYRSVRMRELLDG, from the coding sequence CTGAAGACGCTTCACACGGAAACGCTCTCGCCGCTCCCCATCGAGCGCGTGTTCGCATTTTTCTCCGACCCGTTCAACCTTGAGGCGCTCACGCCGCCGTGGCTCCGATTCCGCGTGCTCACTCCGCCCCCCGTCACCATGCGCCAAGGGCTGGTGCTCGACTATCGCCTGCGCGTCCGCTGCCTGCCTATGCGATGGCAGTCCGTCATTCTCGCGTGGCAACCCCCGTTCCGATTCGTTGACGCTCAGACCGTCGGTCCCTACAAGTGGTGGTGGCACGAGCACCGCTTCGAGGAAGTCCCCGGCGGCGGTACCCGCATCACAGACACCGTCGAGTACGCCGCCCCCGGCGGGCGACTCCTGCACGACGCCCTCATCCGCCCGGATCTCGAACGCATCTTCGCCTACCGAAGCGTTCGCATGCGGGAACTCCTCGACGGTTGA
- a CDS encoding TIGR00730 family Rossman fold protein: MGRAVAVFCGSGLGARPEYAESARAVGCALAKRGVTLVYGGGGKGMMGALADGTLAGGGRVVGVIPHWMMEKEAAHTGVAEMRVVETMLERKTMMAELADAFLVLPGGLGTMDELFEMLTWSQLRLHGRSKPTGILNVAGFYDHLRDWLARATHDGYIRESSAGLPIIDDDADRLLGSLLT, encoded by the coding sequence ATGGGGCGTGCGGTGGCGGTGTTCTGCGGGTCGGGGCTGGGCGCACGGCCCGAATACGCCGAGTCCGCGCGGGCCGTGGGGTGTGCACTGGCGAAGCGCGGCGTGACACTCGTGTACGGCGGGGGCGGCAAGGGGATGATGGGCGCACTGGCCGACGGCACGCTCGCAGGGGGAGGCCGGGTCGTCGGGGTCATCCCGCACTGGATGATGGAGAAGGAGGCGGCGCACACCGGCGTCGCCGAGATGCGCGTGGTCGAGACCATGCTGGAACGCAAGACGATGATGGCGGAACTCGCCGACGCCTTTCTCGTGCTGCCGGGCGGGCTGGGAACGATGGACGAGTTGTTCGAGATGCTGACGTGGTCGCAACTGCGGCTGCACGGCCGATCGAAGCCGACGGGCATCCTGAACGTCGCGGGGTTCTACGACCACCTGCGCGACTGGCTCGCCCGGGCAACCCACGACGGCTACATCCGCGAGTCGTCCGCCGGCCTGCCGATCATCGACGACGATGCCGATCGGCTCCTCGGCTCGCTGCTCACTTGA
- the der gene encoding ribosome biogenesis GTPase Der, with translation MIRIVVGVELRMGAPPSRRGERRRRGWNPTGTARGGDCPHLRLAMPVPRIAIVGRPNVGKSSLLNMIAGAKVSIVDPTPGVTRDRVSVVVDLPSPDGSEPARAVEFVDTGGYGVYAAEGARYDEIGADLSRLTPEIERQIGEAVASADLVLFAVDVQAGVTPQDEEIGRMLREGRFVSRRTEKKLAQRRGDTEASGGGEGGGDADTPSLRHPVTAPRVRVVATKVDGPSWETHAHELASLGFGEPLMVSAKSNYFRRDFLDTLYGLLPPATADAAPPPADLRVAIIGKRNAGKSSLVNALAGEPRVIVSEIAGTTRDAVDVRFELDGRAIVAIDTAGLRRKRSFQGQVEWYAFDRAKRAVERADVVLLLIDATEPVSQVDQQLAMLAQKAYKPVVIVVNKWDLAEGKQGTKGRRVTTEDYEEYLRRELKGLSFAPVAFTSATEGRNLRGLIDVAFDLHEQAGRRVTTGELNRLVRGIIETRGPTSKVGTRVKLFYVAQVRTNPPTIALVVNHPELFTANYERFLLNRFREELPFEEVPIRLLVRARKRGERMDEPGQSAVDAAVEARTDAADWFEDE, from the coding sequence ATGATACGGATCGTGGTTGGCGTGGAATTGCGGATGGGAGCGCCACCGTCGCGAAGAGGGGAGCGGCGCAGGAGGGGATGGAATCCGACGGGAACGGCACGTGGGGGTGACTGCCCGCACCTACGATTGGCCATGCCTGTGCCGCGGATCGCCATCGTGGGTCGCCCGAACGTGGGGAAGAGTTCCCTGCTGAACATGATCGCGGGGGCGAAGGTCTCGATCGTGGACCCGACGCCGGGCGTTACGCGCGACCGCGTGAGCGTGGTGGTGGACCTGCCCTCGCCTGACGGATCGGAGCCGGCGCGGGCGGTCGAGTTCGTGGACACGGGCGGCTACGGCGTGTACGCGGCCGAGGGCGCGCGGTACGACGAGATCGGGGCGGACCTGTCGCGGCTGACGCCCGAGATCGAGCGGCAGATCGGCGAGGCGGTGGCGAGCGCTGACCTCGTGCTCTTCGCGGTGGACGTGCAGGCGGGCGTCACGCCGCAGGACGAGGAAATCGGGCGGATGCTGCGCGAGGGGCGGTTCGTCTCACGTCGAACCGAGAAGAAGCTCGCGCAAAGGCGCGGGGACACGGAGGCGAGCGGGGGAGGAGAGGGGGGGGGTGATGCCGACACTCCGTCGCTCCGTCACCCCGTCACTGCGCCCCGCGTCCGCGTGGTGGCGACGAAGGTGGACGGGCCGAGCTGGGAGACGCACGCGCACGAGCTGGCGTCGCTGGGCTTCGGCGAGCCGCTGATGGTGAGCGCAAAGAGCAACTACTTCCGTCGGGACTTCCTGGACACGCTGTACGGGCTGCTGCCGCCGGCGACGGCGGATGCAGCGCCCCCGCCGGCGGACCTGCGGGTGGCGATCATCGGAAAGCGGAACGCGGGGAAGAGTTCGCTGGTCAATGCGCTGGCGGGCGAGCCGCGTGTGATCGTGTCCGAGATCGCGGGGACGACGCGCGACGCGGTGGACGTGCGGTTCGAGCTGGACGGCCGAGCGATCGTCGCGATCGACACGGCCGGGCTGCGGCGCAAGCGGAGTTTCCAGGGGCAGGTGGAGTGGTACGCCTTCGACCGGGCGAAGCGCGCGGTCGAGCGGGCGGACGTGGTGCTGCTGCTGATCGATGCCACGGAGCCGGTGAGCCAGGTGGACCAGCAACTGGCGATGCTGGCGCAGAAGGCGTACAAGCCCGTGGTGATCGTGGTGAACAAGTGGGATCTGGCCGAGGGGAAGCAAGGCACGAAGGGGCGGCGCGTCACCACCGAGGACTACGAGGAGTACCTGCGCCGAGAACTGAAGGGGCTGTCGTTCGCGCCTGTGGCATTCACGTCCGCGACCGAGGGCAGGAACCTGCGCGGACTGATCGACGTCGCCTTCGACCTGCACGAGCAGGCCGGGCGGCGCGTGACGACGGGCGAACTGAACCGGCTGGTGCGCGGCATCATCGAGACGCGCGGACCGACGAGCAAGGTCGGAACGCGCGTGAAACTGTTCTACGTGGCGCAAGTGCGCACAAACCCGCCGACGATCGCGCTGGTGGTGAACCACCCGGAACTCTTCACGGCCAACTATGAGCGGTTCCTGCTGAACCGCTTCCGCGAGGAACTGCCGTTCGAGGAGGTGCCGATCCGTCTGCTGGTGCGGGCGCGCAAGCGCGGGGAGCGGATGGACGAGCCGGGCCAGAGCGCCGTGGACGCGGCGGTCGAGGCGCGCACGGACGCCGCGGATTGGTTCGAGGACGAGTGA
- a CDS encoding DUF378 domain-containing protein, with translation MKILDIVTLILIIVGGLNWGLWGAFQFDLVAFLLGGNTAALARVVYVLVGLSAVFQAVNLRTLPQRLAAGSRRPAMA, from the coding sequence ATGAAGATTCTCGACATCGTTACCCTCATCCTCATCATCGTCGGCGGCTTGAACTGGGGCCTGTGGGGCGCGTTCCAGTTCGACCTCGTCGCCTTCCTCTTGGGTGGCAACACCGCCGCTCTTGCACGCGTCGTCTACGTCCTCGTCGGTCTCTCCGCCGTCTTCCAGGCCGTGAACCTCCGCACCCTGCCGCAACGCCTCGCCGCCGGTTCGCGCCGTCCCGCGATGGCCTGA
- a CDS encoding MmgE/PrpD family protein, with translation MPAEQQFATLPADTNQARGLAEYAIAFMWGEPGTRGEPDAAVLERTNLFFTDACLCGISALAMGCNAPNVLRREAFEYAVPEGHAGRPLGRCTRHGATVFGSATRVKSEKAIVANCAAVREWDANGTNFGYNPARGHTAGEFGHNDFYAVPLAAAQMLGADGATSLRGMVLHDEIRGRLAEVFSLKDCKIDHVLHGAIASACVFGAMVGATAEQIESAIGMVVAHYVPFRAIRAGKQLSDSKGASAAISTEAAILSLKRSMAGFRGPRDIFRNPEAVFRLFEGPGQMFGRLDKSGALVAAPNTEKRDASPFDLVLARAGGDFAVMGMHFKLALYEHQSAGAVQAIVDLIARHPGLIERADGSAVGHIRIVAYEPAFGIIGDPAKKDPKTRQSADHSMAYIIATLLRKALENRAAGRPTDWKGLMLNPLDYSKDAVFNPRTRELMARIDFVHGGPEYDRRYPDGIPTSVIITDDKGAQHDSGLVMYPAGHARNTTADLRGLLEHKFGLMAALATDDPTQLIARFDGLAGKSANQVQTINDFEYAARGGFEEF, from the coding sequence ATGCCCGCCGAGCAGCAGTTTGCGACGCTTCCCGCCGACACGAATCAGGCCCGCGGCCTGGCCGAGTACGCCATCGCCTTCATGTGGGGCGAACCCGGCACGCGCGGCGAGCCGGACGCGGCGGTGCTGGAGCGCACCAACCTCTTCTTCACCGACGCGTGCCTGTGCGGCATCAGCGCGCTGGCGATGGGGTGCAACGCGCCGAACGTGCTGCGGCGCGAGGCGTTCGAGTACGCGGTGCCGGAGGGGCACGCGGGCAGGCCGCTCGGGCGGTGCACGCGGCACGGGGCGACGGTCTTCGGCTCGGCGACGCGGGTGAAGAGCGAGAAGGCGATCGTCGCCAACTGCGCGGCGGTGCGCGAGTGGGACGCGAACGGGACGAACTTCGGCTACAACCCCGCGCGGGGGCACACGGCCGGCGAGTTCGGGCACAACGACTTCTACGCCGTCCCGCTGGCCGCGGCCCAGATGCTCGGGGCGGACGGGGCGACCTCGCTGCGCGGCATGGTCCTGCACGACGAGATCCGCGGGCGGCTGGCCGAGGTCTTCAGCCTGAAGGACTGCAAGATCGATCACGTGCTGCACGGGGCGATCGCGTCGGCGTGCGTGTTCGGGGCGATGGTGGGGGCGACGGCGGAGCAGATCGAGAGCGCGATCGGCATGGTGGTCGCGCACTACGTGCCGTTCCGCGCAATCCGCGCCGGCAAGCAGCTCTCGGACAGCAAGGGCGCATCGGCGGCGATCAGCACCGAGGCGGCGATCCTGAGCCTGAAGCGCAGCATGGCCGGGTTCCGGGGGCCGCGGGACATCTTCCGCAACCCGGAGGCGGTCTTCCGGCTCTTCGAGGGGCCTGGGCAGATGTTCGGCAGGTTGGACAAGAGCGGCGCGCTGGTCGCCGCGCCGAACACCGAGAAGCGCGACGCCTCGCCGTTCGACCTCGTGCTGGCGCGTGCCGGCGGGGACTTCGCGGTGATGGGGATGCACTTCAAGCTCGCGCTGTACGAGCACCAGTCCGCCGGCGCGGTGCAGGCGATCGTGGACCTGATCGCCAGGCACCCCGGGCTGATCGAACGAGCGGACGGCTCGGCCGTCGGGCACATCCGAATCGTGGCGTACGAGCCGGCGTTCGGCATCATCGGCGACCCGGCCAAGAAAGACCCGAAGACCCGCCAGAGCGCGGACCACTCGATGGCGTACATCATCGCCACGCTGCTGCGCAAGGCGCTGGAGAACCGTGCCGCGGGTCGACCGACGGACTGGAAGGGCCTGATGCTGAACCCGCTGGACTACTCGAAGGACGCGGTGTTCAACCCGCGGACGCGCGAGTTGATGGCGAGGATCGACTTCGTGCACGGCGGGCCGGAGTACGACCGCCGCTACCCCGACGGCATCCCGACGAGCGTGATCATCACGGACGACAAGGGCGCGCAACACGACTCGGGGCTGGTGATGTACCCGGCCGGGCACGCGCGAAACACGACCGCCGACCTGCGCGGGCTGCTGGAACACAAGTTCGGGCTGATGGCGGCGCTCGCCACCGACGACCCCACGCAGCTGATCGCTCGCTTCGATGGCCTCGCGGGCAAGAGCGCGAACCAGGTGCAAACGATCAACGACTTCGAGTACGCGGCGAGGGGGGGGTTCGAGGAGTTCTGA
- a CDS encoding erythromycin esterase family protein, whose product MRLYHFIPVAAACIALDSLTVTAQTDLLAGQAISIRSIDPSDDDFSDLEPLIPLIGDARVVQLGEQTHGDGAAFLAKIRLVRFLHRRMGFDVLVWESGMFDCRVVDEKLREGVPTMEAHAHGVFPIWRESAQVRPLLDYVAESHAADRPIATAGMDTQFTSDHGTGEWARRVRAHFAEAGVPLSPDADAALRCFAPSGVEAFGAVIAGEIGEDTKRGLEALAMDAAASRTDRIARHGEPEADFFARVIDDMREWIRFAEGNVRGAPLNNIRDARMGDNLAWLADEYYKGRRLIVWEATMHALHRASEIETGLPFTYDNTLTAGERARSILGDAIFTVGFTAARGTAARLNMAPSRIDPPREGSLEAAALATGRRFLWIDFRSAPPDHPLRTRLCARPLGYAPMHAVWPDQMDAMLYTEEMFPSTTGPLHPAAYRLLDEGFGN is encoded by the coding sequence ATGCGCCTCTACCATTTCATCCCGGTCGCCGCGGCGTGCATCGCTCTGGACTCGCTCACGGTCACTGCCCAGACCGACCTCCTCGCCGGCCAGGCGATCTCGATCCGCTCCATCGATCCGAGCGACGACGACTTCTCCGATCTCGAACCCCTGATCCCTCTCATCGGCGATGCGCGCGTCGTCCAACTCGGGGAGCAGACTCACGGCGACGGGGCGGCCTTCCTCGCCAAGATTCGCCTCGTCCGGTTCCTCCACCGGCGCATGGGCTTCGACGTGCTCGTCTGGGAGTCCGGCATGTTCGACTGCCGCGTCGTGGACGAGAAACTCCGCGAGGGTGTGCCCACGATGGAGGCACACGCCCACGGCGTCTTCCCCATCTGGCGCGAGAGTGCGCAGGTCCGCCCATTGCTCGACTACGTGGCCGAGTCCCACGCCGCCGATCGCCCGATCGCCACCGCGGGGATGGACACGCAGTTCACTTCCGACCACGGCACGGGCGAGTGGGCGCGCCGTGTTCGCGCGCACTTTGCCGAGGCCGGCGTGCCGCTCTCCCCCGACGCCGACGCCGCCCTTCGCTGCTTCGCTCCGTCGGGCGTCGAGGCCTTCGGCGCAGTGATCGCCGGTGAGATCGGCGAGGACACGAAGCGCGGACTTGAAGCCCTCGCCATGGACGCCGCCGCCTCGCGCACCGACCGCATCGCACGCCACGGCGAACCGGAGGCCGATTTCTTCGCCCGCGTCATCGACGATATGCGCGAGTGGATCCGCTTCGCCGAGGGGAACGTGCGCGGCGCGCCCCTGAACAACATCCGCGACGCCCGCATGGGCGACAACCTCGCCTGGCTTGCGGACGAGTATTACAAGGGGCGTCGTCTCATCGTCTGGGAGGCGACCATGCACGCCCTCCACCGCGCGAGCGAGATCGAGACCGGCCTGCCGTTCACCTACGACAACACGCTGACCGCCGGAGAACGCGCCCGCTCCATCCTCGGCGACGCGATCTTCACCGTCGGCTTCACCGCCGCCCGCGGCACGGCCGCCCGACTCAACATGGCGCCCTCGCGCATCGACCCGCCGCGCGAAGGCTCGCTCGAAGCCGCGGCCCTCGCCACCGGCCGCCGATTCCTCTGGATCGACTTCCGCTCCGCGCCCCCGGACCACCCGCTGCGCACCCGCCTCTGCGCCCGTCCCCTCGGCTACGCCCCCATGCACGCCGTCTGGCCCGACCAGATGGACGCGATGTTGTACACCGAAGAGATGTTCCCCAGCACCACCGGTCCCCTGCACCCCGCCGCCTATCGCCTGCTCGACGAGGGCTTCGGGAACTGA
- the miaA gene encoding tRNA (adenosine(37)-N6)-dimethylallyltransferase MiaA, protein MRPSPRLRPHARRLARPDGRDVVHRRDVPQHHRSPAPRRLSPARRGLRELKLGARRSAAARAAAVGLASSLFLCPPTVVPNESSRERHCFIPSPVPSCFPVIVGPTASGKSALAVEVALALEGRGMARGEVVSADAFQVYRCMDVGTAKPTPAERRGVVHHLIDIVEPDDPEPFTLHRWLALANSRIDELRSRGITPIVVGGTHLYIKALLDGLFEGPGEDAALRAELRAMDPAARRRELERVDPAAAARIHPNDERRSIRALEVFRLTGRPITEHQSQWDRAPRPDALLVGVEWPTEALNRRINARVKAMMQRGLLDEVRALAPRLGPQAREALGYKQLLAHLEGRATLDEAVEAIKIETRRFAKNQRTWLRRLREIPGSIRLTADEAVPPLHAQTIVDTLLAL, encoded by the coding sequence CTGCGCCCGTCCCCTCGGCTACGCCCCCATGCACGCCGTCTGGCCCGACCAGATGGACGCGATGTTGTACACCGAAGAGATGTTCCCCAGCACCACCGGTCCCCTGCACCCCGCCGCCTATCGCCTGCTCGACGAGGGCTTCGGGAACTGAAGCTCGGAGCACGCCGGAGTGCCGCCGCCCGTGCCGCGGCCGTCGGTCTGGCGTCGTCTCTCTTCCTCTGTCCCCCGACGGTCGTGCCCAACGAGTCGTCAAGGGAGCGACACTGCTTCATACCCTCCCCCGTGCCCTCCTGCTTCCCCGTCATCGTCGGCCCCACCGCCTCCGGCAAGTCCGCGCTGGCCGTCGAGGTCGCGCTGGCGCTCGAAGGCCGGGGCATGGCCCGAGGCGAGGTCGTCTCGGCCGATGCCTTTCAGGTCTACCGCTGCATGGACGTTGGCACGGCCAAGCCCACCCCCGCCGAGCGGCGCGGCGTCGTGCACCACCTCATCGACATCGTCGAGCCGGACGACCCCGAGCCGTTCACGCTCCATCGCTGGCTCGCGCTCGCGAACTCGCGCATCGATGAGCTTCGTTCGCGCGGCATCACACCCATCGTCGTCGGGGGCACACACCTCTACATCAAGGCCCTGCTCGACGGCCTGTTTGAAGGTCCGGGGGAGGACGCCGCCCTCCGTGCTGAACTCCGTGCCATGGACCCGGCAGCGCGCCGGCGCGAACTGGAGCGAGTCGATCCCGCCGCGGCGGCTCGCATCCATCCGAACGACGAACGCCGCAGCATCCGCGCCCTGGAGGTCTTCCGTCTGACCGGGCGGCCGATCACCGAGCATCAGTCACAGTGGGACCGCGCGCCGCGCCCGGACGCCCTGTTGGTCGGCGTCGAGTGGCCCACGGAAGCCCTCAACAGGCGCATCAACGCGCGCGTGAAAGCGATGATGCAGCGAGGCCTGCTCGACGAGGTGCGTGCCCTTGCCCCCCGGCTCGGCCCTCAAGCCCGCGAAGCCCTTGGCTATAAACAACTTCTCGCGCATCTCGAAGGGCGTGCGACGCTCGACGAGGCCGTCGAGGCGATCAAGATCGAAACGCGACGCTTCGCAAAGAACCAGCGAACCTGGCTTCGTCGATTGCGGGAAATCCCTGGTTCCATACGGTTGACTGCCGACGAAGCGGTACCCCCGCTGCACGCGCAAACCATTGTCGATACTTTGCTTGCGCTGTAA
- the topA gene encoding type I DNA topoisomerase: MAKRAGSAGGRSGARSGAGASGRRRGSGLGYKSGDAKGRHVVIVESPSKAKTINKYLGPDYIVLPSVGHVRDLPSKAAKGDKSPVPGVDLKRKFRPTYEVLSGKEGVIRDLKAAAKDARASGHDVWFATDLDREGEAIAWHLAEELGIDPARARRVMFAAITKAEIDRAFQHPHPIDVDKVNAQQARRILDRIVGYQVSPLLWKKVARGLSAGRVQSVAVRLIVEREREIRAFVPDEYWQVEGVFALSEEDARRLGPAWRALLDERDEKGNAPTIKAQNAWLAENRLIRAELVEVGGEKFEVRTGEAGTDLTPRVRAIIESAGLRQVEVSSEEDAEGRGPARWRRTVRGTADPATPYTVAGIETKRTSVRPPAPFITSTLQQAASSRLGFAASRTMRAAQQLYEGVEIPGEGPVGLITYMRTDSTHLAAEAVAGVRDYISRTFGPKYLPGKANVYTSSNKAAQEAHEAIRPASLDYPPERVRRALKPDQFRLYELIWSRFVACQMTPAEWDSTSVSIIGGKDASKRLTFRATGRTLAFDGFYRVAGVPTGSDEATLPRLAEGTALRPASIDALQRFTSPPPRYSEASLIKTLEAEGIGRPSTYADIIAKIQDRKYVELIGRAFHATDLGEVVTDKLVEAFPKIMDVGYTREMEAELDKVEEEHLDWIEMLERFYGPFSESLERAHEELSHAKAEVQPAPPEYRCEKCGAGLVYRFGRNGRFLSCSRYPECEYAAPIDRQGRPRTAEYVNVRCPKTGRAMVRKTGRFGPFLATPLEKGESQDAGMILNIDKKGHVTAPAPPPLVTDLLCEKCESPLNLRGGIRGPWLGCSRFPKCRGRGKWAALPEEKRAALEKALAVHEKAHPIPIIRTLDGRALTDEKGRPLADAPTVDQLVLEGGEDEAERLAATGRAAVA, encoded by the coding sequence ATGGCAAAGCGAGCGGGGAGTGCGGGTGGGCGGTCGGGTGCGCGGAGCGGCGCGGGTGCGTCCGGCCGTCGGCGTGGTTCGGGCCTGGGGTACAAGTCCGGCGATGCCAAGGGCCGCCATGTCGTCATCGTGGAAAGCCCGTCCAAGGCCAAGACCATCAATAAGTATCTCGGTCCGGACTACATCGTGCTGCCGAGCGTCGGGCATGTCCGCGACCTGCCGAGCAAGGCGGCCAAGGGTGACAAGAGCCCCGTTCCGGGCGTTGACCTGAAGAGGAAGTTCCGGCCGACCTACGAGGTGCTGTCTGGCAAGGAAGGCGTGATCCGCGACCTGAAAGCGGCCGCGAAGGACGCCCGGGCATCGGGGCACGACGTCTGGTTCGCCACCGACCTCGACCGCGAGGGCGAGGCGATCGCCTGGCACCTGGCCGAGGAACTGGGCATCGACCCGGCGCGGGCGAGGCGGGTGATGTTCGCGGCGATCACCAAAGCCGAGATCGACCGTGCGTTCCAGCACCCGCACCCGATCGACGTGGACAAGGTGAACGCGCAGCAGGCCCGTCGCATCCTCGACCGCATCGTGGGCTACCAGGTCTCGCCGCTTCTGTGGAAGAAGGTCGCGCGGGGGCTGAGCGCCGGGCGTGTGCAGAGCGTCGCGGTCCGGCTGATCGTGGAGCGTGAGCGCGAGATTCGAGCGTTCGTCCCGGATGAATACTGGCAGGTCGAGGGCGTGTTCGCCCTGAGCGAGGAGGACGCGCGTCGCCTCGGCCCCGCGTGGCGCGCCCTGCTCGACGAGCGCGACGAGAAGGGCAATGCGCCGACGATCAAGGCCCAGAACGCCTGGCTCGCGGAGAACCGGCTGATCCGGGCGGAACTGGTGGAGGTCGGGGGCGAGAAGTTCGAGGTGCGAACGGGCGAGGCGGGGACGGACCTGACGCCGCGCGTGCGAGCGATCATCGAGTCCGCGGGGCTGCGGCAGGTCGAGGTATCGAGCGAGGAGGACGCCGAGGGGCGCGGTCCGGCGCGCTGGCGTCGCACGGTGCGGGGCACGGCGGACCCGGCGACGCCGTACACCGTCGCCGGCATCGAGACGAAGCGCACGAGCGTGCGTCCGCCCGCGCCCTTCATCACGAGCACGCTGCAGCAGGCGGCCTCGAGCCGGCTGGGGTTCGCGGCCAGCCGCACCATGCGGGCCGCGCAGCAGTTGTACGAGGGCGTCGAGATTCCGGGCGAGGGGCCTGTGGGTCTCATCACCTACATGCGTACCGACTCGACGCACCTGGCGGCCGAGGCGGTCGCGGGCGTGCGAGACTATATCTCGCGCACGTTCGGCCCGAAGTATCTGCCCGGGAAGGCGAACGTCTACACCTCGTCGAACAAGGCGGCGCAGGAGGCGCACGAGGCGATCCGCCCGGCGTCGCTCGACTACCCGCCCGAGCGCGTCCGTCGCGCGCTCAAGCCCGACCAGTTCAGGCTCTACGAGTTGATCTGGAGCCGCTTCGTGGCCTGCCAGATGACGCCCGCGGAGTGGGACTCGACGAGCGTGAGCATCATCGGCGGCAAGGATGCGTCGAAGCGACTGACCTTCCGCGCGACGGGGCGCACGCTCGCGTTCGACGGGTTCTACCGCGTGGCGGGCGTGCCGACGGGGAGCGACGAGGCGACGCTGCCTCGCCTCGCCGAGGGGACCGCGCTGCGCCCGGCGTCCATCGACGCGCTGCAGCGCTTCACCAGCCCCCCCCCGAGGTACAGTGAGGCCTCGCTCATCAAGACGCTGGAGGCGGAAGGGATCGGCCGCCCCAGCACCTACGCGGACATCATCGCCAAGATCCAGGACCGCAAGTACGTCGAGCTGATCGGCAGGGCTTTCCACGCGACGGACCTGGGCGAGGTGGTGACCGACAAGCTCGTCGAGGCGTTCCCGAAGATCATGGACGTCGGCTACACCCGCGAGATGGAGGCGGAACTGGACAAGGTCGAGGAGGAGCACCTCGACTGGATCGAGATGCTCGAACGCTTCTACGGCCCGTTCAGCGAGAGCCTCGAACGCGCCCACGAGGAGCTCTCGCACGCCAAGGCCGAGGTGCAGCCCGCGCCACCGGAGTACCGCTGCGAGAAGTGCGGGGCGGGGCTTGTCTACCGCTTCGGGCGCAACGGGCGGTTCCTGAGTTGCTCGCGGTATCCGGAGTGCGAGTACGCCGCGCCGATCGACCGGCAGGGCCGCCCGCGCACGGCGGAGTACGTGAACGTGCGCTGCCCGAAGACGGGGCGCGCGATGGTGCGCAAGACCGGCCGGTTCGGGCCGTTCCTGGCGACGCCGCTGGAGAAGGGCGAGAGCCAGGACGCGGGGATGATCCTGAACATCGACAAGAAGGGGCACGTCACCGCGCCCGCGCCGCCGCCGCTGGTGACGGACCTGCTGTGCGAGAAGTGCGAGTCGCCGCTGAACCTGCGCGGCGGGATTCGCGGGCCGTGGCTGGGGTGTTCGCGGTTCCCGAAGTGCCGCGGGCGCGGGAAGTGGGCCGCGCTTCCGGAGGAGAAGCGTGCCGCGCTGGAGAAGGCGCTGGCGGTGCACGAGAAGGCGCACCCGATCCCGATCATCCGGACGCTTGACGGGCGCGCGCTGACGGACGAGAAGGGTCGGCCGCTGGCGGACGCCCCGACGGTGGACCAGCTGGTGCTCGAGGGCGGCGAGGACGAGGCCGAACGCCTGGCGGCGACGGGTCGGGCGGCGGTGGCATAG